A window of Syntrophorhabdaceae bacterium genomic DNA:
CTGATGGAACAGGTGAGGCAGATCGATCCGGGCATCATCCTGGTGGTTATCACGGGTTTTGCCACGGTGGAGACGGCCGTTGACGCCATGAAACACGGCGCCTACGATTACATACCCAAGCCGTTCAACCCGGACCAGCTTCTGGCGGTCCTGAACAGGGGCCTCGATAAGAGGCGGCTCACGATAGAAACGGAAAAGCTGCGCGAGGAAAGGGACCAGCGGCTTCTTGAGGTGGCAAGCGAAAAATCGAAGCTGCATACCATAGTGAATTCTATGGCTGACGGGATTCTCGTCATAAACCGCGAACGCCAGCTTGTCCTGTGGAACCCGGCCGTAGTCAAGATGCTCAACGTAACCTACAGGGTCGACGACTCCGGGGTGGGGATGGATTATCAGAAGGCTATACGGCAGGAAGACCTCCTCGAAGTTATCAACAAGGCGTTTTCCCCCGATTGTTCGCAGTATACGATCATCTCTGAAGAGGTGGTCCTTCCCGGGGAAGTGGCAAAGACCTTAATGGTCATTGTTGCAGGAGTGCGCGACGAAAAAGGCGAGAATCTCGGCGTCGTCTGTACCATCCGCGACATCTCCCGCCTCAAGGAGGTCGAAGAAGTGAAATCACAGTTCGTGAGGATGGTGGCGCACGAGATCAGGGCGCCGCTCGGGGCCATTGAGGGTTATCTCAATGCCTATCTCACGGGCGTAGCGGGCACAGACCCGCAGTTTAACAGGCAGATGCTGGAGCGGGCAAAATTGAGGGCAAGGTCGCTCATGGACCTCGTCAACGACCTCCTGCTCTTTGCGAAGCTGGAATCGAAAAAATTGGTAAGGAAGAAAGAGTTCCTCGATATGACGGAGATAATCGAAAG
This region includes:
- a CDS encoding response regulator, whose amino-acid sequence is MAESVNILVVDDEKGIREGCRRILSSEGYSVDIAENGKIALDMVKGKPYDLLLVDLMMPVMGGLELMEQVRQIDPGIILVVITGFATVETAVDAMKHGAYDYIPKPFNPDQLLAVLNRGLDKRRLTIETEKLREERDQRLLEVASEKSKLHTIVNSMADGILVINRERQLVLWNPAVVKMLNVTYRVDDSGVGMDYQKAIRQEDLLEVINKAFSPDCSQYTIISEEVVLPGEVAKTLMVIVAGVRDEKGENLGVVCTIRDISRLKEVEEVKSQFVRMVAHEIRAPLGAIEGYLNAYLTGVAGTDPQFNRQMLERAKLRARSLMDLVNDLLLFAKLESKKLVRKKEFLDMTEIIESTVELFRVQGSTKDVSFVIDIPEKLPSVEADKAEMEQLLTNLVSNAMKYNVKNGKVTVRAVPEIPYLSISVSDTGIGIDEQSLPSIFDEFYRVQGPNTRYTTGTGLGLSIVKRIVESHFGRIEVESKVDKGTTFTVKLPLKQVNEK